From one Humulus lupulus chromosome 8, drHumLupu1.1, whole genome shotgun sequence genomic stretch:
- the LOC133797934 gene encoding uncharacterized protein LOC133797934, producing the protein SYPRVLLTHIPLYRRDWTYCGPNRKTPVINQVLILSGHDHDQCTITHKSTSGPVMEVCIHFICLQHTVGTVSWQEGNMYPSFMLLSATNVVLSNTSSPDEEISTQLYFLQAIVYLSYTNCSFR; encoded by the exons TCTTATCCAAGGGTTTTATTGACCCATATTCCATTGTATCGACGTGATTGGACATATTGTGGGCCTAATCGCAAAACTCCAGTTATCAACCAG GTACTTATCTTGTCTGGTCACGATCATGATCAATGCACTATAACTCATAAGTCAACATCCGGGCCTGTAATGGAGGTATGCATCCACTTTATTTG TCTGCAACACACTGTAGGAACTGTAAGTTGGCAGGAGGGAAACATGTACCCATCTTTCATGTTGTTGTCTGCTACTAATGTTGTACTTTCAAACACTTCAAGTCCTGATGAAGAAATATCAACTCAGCTGTACTTTCTTCAAGCAATTGTTTATCTATCATATACTAATTGTAGTTTTAGATAA